One Nostoc punctiforme PCC 73102 DNA window includes the following coding sequences:
- a CDS encoding transposase: MMLNIEGALKQDRLLRALTGLNRKAFDALLPTFTTMYLDTQQAKPRQRGLGGGRKARLLTAQDKLFFILFYFKCYPTFDVAGLLFDMHRSQAHEWMHRLQPILEAALGQKMALPERHLESIEAFLSRFPGVQRVMIDGTERPIARPQEREQQQQNYSGKKKRHTHKHLAAVDETKRVLILSKAREGKLHDKRFHDEDDIAGSVPDEIPIEVDSGFQGLQKQYDNLHLPHKKPKGGKLSDLQKTENRQLSQSRVVCENAFAGVKRYNAASVIYRNRIENFDDHLMLTAAGLWNFYLMAA, from the coding sequence ATGATGCTGAATATTGAAGGTGCGCTGAAGCAAGACCGACTGTTGAGGGCATTAACTGGGTTGAACCGGAAAGCATTTGATGCCCTTTTGCCCACGTTTACCACGATGTACCTAGATACTCAACAGGCCAAGCCTCGTCAACGTGGCCTGGGTGGAGGACGCAAAGCCCGCTTACTTACAGCCCAAGACAAATTGTTTTTCATCCTTTTCTATTTCAAATGTTATCCGACCTTCGATGTGGCGGGACTGCTCTTTGATATGCATCGCTCCCAGGCACATGAGTGGATGCATCGATTGCAGCCAATATTAGAAGCGGCTTTGGGACAGAAGATGGCGCTGCCGGAACGCCATCTCGAAAGCATTGAAGCATTTTTGTCACGCTTTCCAGGAGTGCAACGAGTGATGATTGATGGGACAGAACGCCCAATTGCGCGACCTCAAGAAAGAGAACAACAACAACAGAATTACTCCGGTAAAAAGAAACGTCATACGCATAAACACTTGGCGGCAGTTGATGAAACCAAACGGGTCTTGATCTTAAGCAAAGCACGAGAAGGCAAACTGCATGACAAACGTTTTCATGACGAAGATGACATTGCAGGTAGTGTGCCTGATGAAATTCCGATTGAAGTAGACTCGGGCTTTCAGGGATTACAGAAGCAGTATGACAATCTCCATCTTCCTCACAAAAAGCCCAAAGGGGGCAAGTTAAGTGACCTTCAAAAAACGGAGAATCGTCAATTGAGTCAATCCCGTGTAGTTTGCGAAAATGCCTTTGCTGGTGTGAAGCGCTACAACGCCGCCAGTGTCATTTATCGTAATCGGATTGAAAACTTTGATGACCATTTGATGCTGACCGCAGCAGGATTATGGAACTTCTACTTGATGGCTGCTTAA
- a CDS encoding vanadium-dependent haloperoxidase: MTDQVINWNNVYLQTIRLNGGAPGPISRTGAILHAAIYDAVNSIDQDYKPYLEILPVKLGASKEAAAVYAAFTVLSSDTVYPNANFPKSKNKNQSFFDAEREKAIHEIKSSGVSQQSIDDGKELGIAAAKAILKNREGDGFDDKTDYKSGHQPGDWRPTGSGPATTPNWGKVKPFSPTLIKKFRPTKPAGFSSKQDLLASVEYAAQVNEVKRLGAANSTERTQEQTDIALFWANDLDGTYKPPGQLYSITQIVSKLRCLSFSENARLFALVGLGLGDAAILAWDAKYDTDLDLWRPETAIQRAFEDNNPGTTADPTWRPLSPSADGTRFSPSFPAYISGHATFGAVHAGILRNFFGTDNVTFTATSEDPSARGNNGIRITRTFNSFSSAALENGRSRVYLGVHFQWDADAAYVSGTKLADFLFESLLTQNCS, translated from the coding sequence ATGACAGATCAAGTTATTAATTGGAACAATGTATATTTACAAACAATTCGTTTGAACGGTGGCGCACCTGGGCCAATCTCTCGTACTGGTGCTATATTACATGCTGCAATATACGATGCTGTCAATTCCATTGATCAAGACTACAAACCATATTTAGAAATTCTTCCGGTAAAATTAGGAGCTTCTAAAGAAGCAGCAGCAGTTTATGCCGCATTTACTGTATTAAGTAGCGACACTGTTTATCCTAATGCCAATTTTCCCAAATCAAAAAATAAAAACCAGAGCTTTTTTGACGCAGAACGAGAGAAAGCCATCCATGAAATTAAAAGTAGTGGTGTGTCGCAACAGAGCATTGATGATGGTAAAGAACTTGGAATCGCCGCAGCTAAAGCAATCCTCAAAAATCGAGAAGGGGACGGCTTTGATGACAAGACCGATTACAAATCAGGACATCAGCCTGGTGATTGGCGACCAACTGGTTCTGGCCCTGCAACTACCCCAAATTGGGGCAAAGTAAAACCTTTTTCACCAACCTTAATTAAGAAGTTTCGTCCGACTAAACCAGCAGGCTTCAGCAGTAAACAGGATCTACTGGCCAGTGTTGAATATGCTGCTCAAGTAAATGAAGTAAAACGGCTTGGTGCTGCTAACTCTACTGAACGGACTCAAGAACAAACCGATATTGCTCTTTTCTGGGCAAATGATCTTGATGGAACATATAAGCCACCTGGACAACTTTATAGCATAACCCAGATTGTCTCTAAATTGAGATGTCTGAGCTTTTCCGAAAATGCACGGTTGTTTGCTTTGGTGGGTTTAGGTTTAGGCGATGCGGCAATCTTGGCATGGGATGCAAAGTACGACACCGATTTGGATTTGTGGAGGCCAGAAACGGCAATTCAAAGGGCATTTGAAGACAACAACCCTGGAACAACTGCTGATCCCACTTGGAGACCTCTATCACCCAGTGCTGATGGCACTAGATTTTCTCCTTCATTTCCAGCCTATATCTCTGGTCATGCCACTTTCGGAGCAGTCCATGCCGGTATTTTGCGGAACTTCTTTGGCACCGATAATGTTACTTTTACGGCAACATCTGAAGATCCAAGTGCGAGGGGCAATAATGGCATTAGAATCACACGGACATTTAATAGTTTCTCTTCCGCAGCTTTAGAGAATGGGCGCAGTCGTGTTTATCTGGGTGTCCATTTTCAATGGGATGCAGACGCAGCTTATGTGTCTGGTACCAAATTGGCAGACTTTCTGTTTGAAAGCTTACTGACACAAAATTGTAGTTAA
- the mnmA gene encoding tRNA 2-thiouridine(34) synthase MnmA, with product MKKVVVGLSGGVDSSTAAAILHHQGYEVIGLTLWLMKGKGQCCSEGMIDAADLCEQLGVPHQIVDIRDLFQTHIVDYLVTGYSAGITPLPCSQCNKTVKFGPMVQYAREELGCDRIATGHYARISYDEATGRYQLLRAIDRNKDQSYFLYDLSQDLLAATIFPLGELEKTDTRRIATEYGLKTADKPESQDLCLVESNGSMRAFLDKYLAPKSGDIVDTTGKILGQHDGVHHYTIGQRKGLGIAAAEPLYVIELDAENNKVVVGDRTKVTQPECTVNRVNWVSIAEPSTPIHAEVQIRYRSTPTPVTVIPLENSRVRLVFDEPQFSITPGQAAVWYDGEKVLGGGIIEQFS from the coding sequence ATGAAAAAAGTCGTCGTTGGTCTTTCTGGTGGCGTTGACAGTTCCACCGCCGCAGCTATCCTGCACCATCAGGGCTATGAAGTGATTGGTTTGACTCTTTGGCTAATGAAAGGCAAAGGTCAATGTTGCTCTGAAGGTATGATCGACGCGGCTGATCTCTGTGAACAACTGGGCGTTCCCCATCAAATTGTAGATATTCGGGATCTCTTTCAAACGCATATTGTCGATTACCTGGTGACTGGCTACAGTGCTGGAATCACGCCTTTGCCTTGTTCACAATGCAATAAAACGGTGAAGTTTGGGCCAATGGTGCAGTATGCTCGTGAAGAATTGGGATGCGATCGCATCGCCACTGGTCATTATGCCCGAATTAGTTATGACGAAGCAACTGGACGTTACCAGTTATTAAGAGCTATTGACCGCAACAAAGACCAATCATACTTCCTCTATGATTTGTCTCAAGATTTACTTGCAGCAACTATATTTCCTCTCGGCGAACTAGAAAAAACTGATACGCGCCGCATTGCGACTGAATACGGATTGAAAACTGCTGATAAGCCCGAAAGTCAAGACTTGTGCTTAGTGGAAAGTAATGGTTCCATGCGGGCATTTTTGGATAAATATTTAGCTCCCAAAAGTGGCGATATTGTCGATACCACAGGCAAAATTTTGGGACAACATGATGGTGTGCATCACTACACCATTGGCCAGCGCAAAGGTTTGGGGATTGCTGCTGCCGAACCTCTGTATGTGATTGAATTAGATGCGGAAAATAATAAAGTAGTAGTAGGCGATCGCACTAAGGTAACTCAACCAGAATGCACTGTAAATCGGGTAAATTGGGTTTCCATTGCTGAACCATCTACCCCAATTCATGCCGAAGTGCAAATTCGCTATCGTTCAACCCCTACACCAGTAACGGTGATTCCGTTGGAAAACTCTCGCGTGCGTTTGGTGTTTGATGAACCCCAATTCAGCATCACTCCCGGACAAGCGGCGGTGTGGTACGACGGCGAGAAAGTCTTAGGTGGCGGAATAATTGAACAATTTAGTTAG
- a CDS encoding helix-turn-helix domain-containing protein, with product MSFDLALFSSKLRRCREQFEKSLVEVTTATGIPENILAALENGERQPTGDEVLIFADYYLCDYQFFISNERVASFDQTETLFRRYGEEFSKEDRLAVQEFLFLCECEDFLLKLVQTHIYKPFSFIKRGNYYIGHGKEAAKALRKHLGYASNAVRMDVYEDFRSLGFHIFRRQLGNSNISGLFIKHPTAGKCILVNYSEDIYRQRFTAAHESAHGILDDEQEFVISLKTDKKNLVEVRANNFASDYLMPPEFLQKIPDSQTWTPEKAIEWANKLKVSTEALANALKSANFISENVEIQIKAVRVPRDLKVDPELPESLSFGSRQRREKLLKRGLSNFYVGLCFDVYEQGFISAGRVAEMLLVSKYELTEIASIYGRTIRYGD from the coding sequence ATGTCTTTTGACCTTGCCTTGTTTAGCTCCAAACTCAGAAGATGCCGAGAGCAATTTGAAAAGTCTCTTGTAGAAGTCACAACAGCCACAGGCATCCCTGAAAACATTCTGGCTGCTCTGGAAAATGGGGAAAGGCAACCAACAGGTGATGAAGTTTTGATTTTTGCTGACTATTACCTATGTGATTACCAGTTTTTTATTTCTAACGAGCGCGTAGCTTCTTTTGATCAAACAGAAACTTTGTTCCGAAGATATGGAGAAGAATTTTCAAAAGAAGACCGATTGGCAGTACAAGAATTTTTATTCTTATGTGAGTGTGAAGATTTTCTGTTAAAACTGGTTCAAACACATATTTATAAGCCTTTTAGCTTTATTAAGAGAGGTAACTATTACATAGGACATGGAAAAGAGGCGGCAAAGGCACTTAGAAAACATTTAGGGTATGCCTCTAATGCAGTTCGCATGGATGTTTATGAAGATTTTCGTTCTTTGGGGTTTCATATTTTTCGTCGCCAGTTGGGTAACTCAAACATCTCTGGTTTATTCATCAAACATCCCACAGCAGGCAAGTGCATATTAGTGAACTACAGCGAAGATATTTATAGGCAGAGATTTACTGCTGCTCATGAATCGGCTCATGGGATTTTGGATGATGAGCAGGAATTTGTTATTTCTTTGAAAACAGACAAAAAGAATTTAGTTGAAGTAAGAGCTAACAACTTTGCATCCGATTATTTAATGCCACCAGAATTTTTACAGAAAATTCCAGATTCTCAAACTTGGACTCCTGAAAAAGCTATTGAATGGGCAAATAAGCTTAAGGTCAGTACAGAAGCATTAGCTAATGCCTTAAAAAGTGCCAATTTCATATCTGAAAATGTAGAAATACAAATAAAAGCTGTGAGAGTACCAAGAGATTTGAAAGTTGATCCAGAACTGCCTGAAAGCCTCTCATTCGGTTCTCGCCAACGTCGGGAGAAGCTACTAAAAAGAGGTTTGTCAAATTTCTATGTTGGACTTTGCTTTGACGTGTATGAGCAGGGTTTTATTTCAGCAGGTCGAGTAGCAGAAATGCTTCTAGTTAGCAAATATGAATTAACAGAAATAGCAAGTATCTACGGGAGAACTATTAGGTATGGGGATTGA
- a CDS encoding Uma2 family endonuclease, whose translation MTAVSPVVKPVSQMRLAPGSTVNIQDMSWEEFESILQELGEKRSRRVAYSKSTLEIMLPLPEHEKSKDLISDIVKILLKIAGKSYEPFGSTTFKRENIAGVEPDACFYIQNYQRMIGRRKLEPDDPPPDLAIETDVTSKTTLDAYEAIAVPELWIYDSKKLRIYLLSDGHYIESDRSPNFPNIPLTQIIAATVEQAWQVGTVQALKEFEEALDRSSF comes from the coding sequence ATGACTGCTGTATCCCCCGTTGTTAAACCTGTTAGCCAAATGCGGCTAGCGCCTGGTAGTACAGTGAATATCCAGGATATGAGTTGGGAGGAATTTGAGTCTATTTTGCAAGAACTGGGCGAAAAGCGATCGCGACGAGTTGCTTACAGCAAGTCTACGTTAGAAATTATGCTTCCTCTACCCGAACACGAAAAATCAAAGGACTTAATTTCGGATATTGTCAAAATCTTGTTGAAGATCGCCGGGAAAAGTTATGAACCCTTCGGTTCAACCACCTTCAAGCGAGAAAATATAGCGGGGGTAGAACCAGATGCTTGCTTTTACATCCAGAATTACCAAAGAATGATTGGTCGTCGCAAACTCGAACCAGACGATCCGCCTCCTGATTTGGCAATTGAAACAGATGTGACATCAAAAACAACTCTTGATGCTTACGAAGCGATCGCAGTTCCAGAACTATGGATTTACGATAGTAAAAAGCTGAGAATTTATTTACTCAGCGATGGACATTACATCGAATCCGATCGCAGTCCTAACTTTCCGAATATCCCTCTAACTCAAATTATTGCCGCTACAGTTGAACAAGCTTGGCAAGTAGGAACCGTACAAGCTTTGAAAGAGTTTGAAGAGGCATTAGATAGAAGTAGTTTTTGA
- the sat gene encoding sulfate adenylyltransferase, with translation MSHNPDAIAPHGGQLVNRIATPEQREEFLSKADFLPRVQLDDRAVSDVEMIAIGAFSPLTGFMSQEDYDRTVTEMRLANGLVWSIPITLSVTEEVASPLQEGGLIRLDNSRGEFIAVLQLTQKYNYDKTREAINVYRTDDVKHPGVQVLYSQGTVHLAGDIWLLQREPHPQFPTYQIDPSASRQLFKDKGWKTIVGFQTRNPIHRAHEYIQKCALEIVDGLFLHPLVGATKEDDIAADVRMRCYEILLEHYYPLDRVTLAINPAAMRYAGPREAIFHALVRKNYGCTHFIVGRDHAGVGDYYGTYDAQYIFDEFAPGELGIVPMKFEHAFYCTRTKQMATSKTSPSRPEERIHLSGTKVREMLRRGELPPPEFSRPEVAAELARAMRIEVPV, from the coding sequence TTGAGTCACAATCCAGATGCCATAGCCCCCCACGGTGGACAGTTGGTTAACCGTATCGCCACACCAGAGCAAAGAGAAGAGTTTCTCTCAAAAGCTGACTTTTTGCCGCGAGTGCAACTTGACGATCGCGCCGTTTCGGATGTAGAAATGATTGCGATCGGTGCTTTTAGTCCACTCACGGGTTTTATGAGCCAAGAAGACTACGATCGCACTGTTACAGAAATGCGACTAGCTAATGGTCTTGTGTGGTCAATTCCGATTACACTATCGGTCACTGAAGAAGTAGCTTCCCCATTGCAAGAAGGTGGCTTAATCCGTCTGGATAACTCCAGAGGTGAATTTATTGCAGTTTTGCAACTCACGCAAAAATATAATTACGACAAAACCCGCGAAGCCATTAATGTCTACCGCACTGATGATGTCAAACATCCAGGCGTGCAGGTACTCTATAGCCAAGGTACTGTACATCTGGCGGGTGATATTTGGCTGTTGCAGCGCGAACCTCATCCCCAGTTTCCCACTTACCAAATAGATCCATCTGCCTCACGGCAACTATTTAAAGATAAGGGTTGGAAAACAATCGTTGGTTTCCAAACTCGCAACCCTATCCACCGCGCTCATGAATATATTCAAAAGTGCGCTTTAGAAATTGTTGATGGTCTATTTTTGCACCCATTAGTTGGGGCAACAAAAGAAGATGATATTGCCGCCGATGTGCGGATGCGTTGCTATGAAATTTTGCTGGAACATTACTACCCCTTAGACCGGGTAACTTTGGCAATTAATCCAGCCGCAATGCGCTATGCCGGGCCTCGTGAGGCAATATTCCATGCTTTAGTCCGCAAAAACTACGGCTGTACTCACTTTATCGTCGGACGGGATCATGCTGGCGTTGGTGACTATTACGGTACTTACGATGCACAATATATCTTTGATGAATTTGCCCCAGGCGAATTGGGCATTGTGCCGATGAAATTTGAACACGCTTTCTACTGCACGCGCACTAAGCAGATGGCAACATCTAAAACCAGTCCCAGCAGGCCAGAAGAACGTATTCACCTATCGGGGACAAAAGTCCGAGAAATGCTGCGGCGTGGTGAATTACCTCCACCAGAATTTTCTCGTCCAGAGGTAGCAGCAGAGTTGGCACGGGCAATGCGGATAGAAGTACCTGTTTAG
- a CDS encoding caspase family protein: MKRRTFLHKIGSILAVLGVTEAEWLTLGNRYYQALAQPNSRKLALLIGINQYSKIPNLSGCLTDVELQRELLINRFGFQGSDILTLTDEQASREFIEAAFADHLGKQAKPGDITFFHFSGYGTRVKLETSPDTMQNALVTANVALDLQDDKIVNYILEETLLLLLRSLPTDRVTAVLDTSYDAPNTVIGLKTRALQESAAKLATEELDFLKQLKTQKLSNTPIVLAASSEPKQPAREGLFSGFSAGLFTYALTQYLWEFTPATKIQVALSHVENSLYKSGSKQKPALLSSQKNPDVTSLVADDIIGAEGAVSDIEEDGKTVHLWLAGLPPQVLLYYGVNSRFTLQTKEQLVLRSRAGLTAKAQISKIEGANPLQIGQLVQEAVRVLPRNINLTIAFDTGLERIERVDATSAFAGFSHVSTVVAGEKPADYVFAKLQETPSRYGLFSLGGEPIPNTTGEVGEAIKLTVQRLAPKLSTLLAAKLWRLTENQGSSRLPLKATLEIINNISPRVVMQRETVRTFKAETSIKKSAQTRLIASLPTPIVPIGSRMQYRVENQSDHPVYLILLGLNNNHTAVAFYSWETPQEPNTADTKPILQEVVIAPGKSLTLPQNTASQWVISGPASECEQQLIFSTTPFSGTLSALNTAQYSTAEEGPIGPLLNPLDVAQALLQDLHNASALKTEINGTADSYILDVNNWASLSFSFQVV; encoded by the coding sequence ATGAAACGCCGCACGTTTTTACATAAAATTGGCTCAATACTCGCGGTATTGGGAGTAACGGAAGCTGAGTGGTTGACTTTAGGAAATCGCTATTATCAGGCTTTGGCACAACCGAACTCGCGCAAGTTGGCATTGTTAATAGGTATTAACCAATACTCCAAAATCCCAAACCTCAGTGGTTGTCTGACAGATGTAGAACTGCAAAGAGAACTTTTGATTAACCGCTTTGGTTTTCAAGGGTCAGATATTTTAACCTTAACTGACGAACAAGCCAGCAGGGAATTCATTGAGGCGGCTTTTGCAGATCATCTGGGCAAACAAGCTAAACCTGGTGATATAACTTTTTTCCACTTTAGCGGTTATGGCACTCGTGTCAAATTGGAAACATCGCCAGATACAATGCAAAATGCTCTGGTGACAGCTAATGTAGCTCTTGACTTACAAGATGACAAAATAGTCAATTATATATTAGAAGAAACTCTACTGCTATTACTGCGATCGCTCCCTACAGACCGAGTAACAGCAGTATTGGATACTAGCTATGATGCTCCTAACACAGTAATAGGATTAAAAACTCGTGCCCTTCAGGAGTCGGCAGCAAAGCTAGCAACAGAAGAACTCGACTTTCTCAAACAACTTAAAACTCAGAAGTTATCCAATACTCCGATTGTTTTAGCAGCTAGCTCAGAACCAAAGCAGCCAGCAAGGGAAGGTCTTTTTTCTGGTTTTAGTGCTGGGTTATTTACCTACGCCTTGACGCAGTATTTGTGGGAATTCACGCCAGCCACCAAAATTCAAGTCGCCCTTTCCCATGTGGAAAATTCTTTATATAAATCAGGTAGTAAACAGAAACCAGCGTTATTAAGTAGTCAGAAAAATCCAGATGTAACGTCTCTAGTGGCAGACGATATCATTGGTGCAGAAGGTGCGGTGAGTGATATTGAAGAAGATGGTAAAACCGTACATTTATGGTTAGCAGGATTACCCCCACAAGTACTGCTATACTACGGAGTGAATTCTCGATTTACACTACAAACAAAAGAGCAATTAGTATTGCGATCGCGCGCTGGGTTAACAGCAAAAGCGCAAATTTCCAAAATTGAAGGTGCAAATCCTCTACAAATCGGGCAACTCGTCCAAGAAGCAGTCCGGGTTTTACCCCGAAATATTAATTTAACAATAGCTTTCGATACTGGATTAGAAAGAATTGAGCGGGTAGACGCTACAAGTGCCTTTGCGGGATTTTCCCATGTATCTACTGTAGTCGCAGGTGAAAAACCAGCTGATTATGTATTTGCCAAGCTACAGGAAACTCCCAGTCGTTATGGTCTATTTTCTCTTGGTGGCGAGCCAATTCCCAATACCACTGGTGAAGTAGGAGAAGCAATAAAATTAACTGTGCAAAGGTTAGCGCCAAAATTATCAACCTTACTAGCAGCCAAGTTATGGCGACTCACAGAAAATCAAGGTTCTTCCCGCTTGCCTCTCAAAGCAACCTTAGAAATAATTAATAATATCTCGCCTCGCGTCGTCATGCAGCGCGAAACAGTGCGAACCTTCAAAGCTGAAACTTCGATTAAAAAATCAGCACAGACGCGATTAATCGCGTCTCTCCCCACTCCCATTGTGCCTATCGGTAGTCGAATGCAATATCGAGTGGAAAACCAGAGCGATCACCCAGTATATTTAATCTTGCTGGGATTAAACAATAATCATACGGCAGTTGCCTTCTACTCTTGGGAAACCCCCCAAGAACCAAATACTGCGGATACTAAGCCCATTCTCCAAGAAGTCGTCATCGCCCCGGGTAAAAGCCTCACACTACCCCAAAATACTGCTTCGCAATGGGTGATTTCAGGGCCAGCTTCTGAGTGCGAACAACAACTGATTTTTAGTACTACACCCTTTAGCGGAACTCTTTCCGCCTTGAATACTGCTCAATATTCCACAGCCGAAGAAGGGCCGATTGGCCCATTGTTAAATCCTTTAGACGTTGCACAAGCCTTGTTACAAGACTTGCATAATGCCAGCGCCCTCAAAACTGAGATAAACGGTACAGCCGACTCATATATTTTAGATGTGAATAATTGGGCAAGTCTTAGCTTTAGTTTTCAAGTAGTGTAA
- a CDS encoding tetratricopeptide repeat protein gives MKIKNRVGLAFSLVLLSASIATAQPKPTDLPNPTISTQQQDQLEKLQQEKEIRDRVQSEVDRAFGHSTTLLNILLIVLTFLPILAAAGVWLLRRSVVSELVTETKQQLETEVKTQLEKEVAAEVKKQTEDFKQELEILKSDFLGQLSQLNNLFLDAQNQKELILQQLSGLTPSPSLTQDYVHPEIQQKIQELTTQLEILKAGNTHLFFTANDYLKQGDALFFEGRYEDSLACYEQVIQREPNSFLAWINHGWALRRLGRYPKALLSYQKAIAIQSDNYIAWFGCGNSLRKLQRHDEAIASYERALELQPEFHWAWCHKARCHALKNDRDLAIESLTQAIKLRGDQHRELAKNNSDFDLIRADERFKKILAG, from the coding sequence ATGAAAATCAAGAATCGGGTAGGGTTAGCGTTCTCACTCGTCTTATTATCTGCCAGTATTGCTACCGCCCAACCAAAGCCAACTGACTTGCCCAATCCGACAATTTCAACTCAGCAGCAAGACCAACTAGAAAAACTACAACAAGAAAAAGAAATACGCGATCGCGTTCAATCTGAAGTAGATCGGGCTTTTGGTCATAGCACAACCCTACTCAACATTTTGCTAATCGTATTAACTTTTTTGCCAATCTTAGCGGCGGCTGGTGTTTGGTTGCTACGTCGTAGTGTAGTTAGTGAATTAGTAACTGAAACAAAGCAACAATTAGAGACAGAAGTCAAAACACAACTAGAAAAAGAAGTCGCGGCAGAGGTAAAAAAACAAACAGAAGATTTTAAGCAAGAACTAGAAATATTAAAGTCCGACTTTTTAGGGCAATTATCCCAATTAAATAATCTATTTTTAGATGCTCAAAACCAAAAAGAGCTAATTCTTCAGCAACTTTCTGGATTAACACCTTCCCCATCATTGACACAAGATTATGTTCACCCAGAAATTCAGCAAAAAATCCAAGAATTAACAACACAACTAGAAATACTCAAGGCTGGAAATACTCATTTATTTTTTACTGCTAATGATTATCTTAAACAAGGAGATGCTTTATTTTTTGAAGGTCGATATGAAGATTCATTAGCCTGCTATGAACAAGTTATTCAGAGAGAACCTAATTCTTTTCTTGCTTGGATCAATCACGGCTGGGCACTGAGAAGATTAGGGCGCTATCCAAAAGCATTATTATCATATCAAAAAGCAATTGCTATCCAATCAGATAACTATATAGCTTGGTTTGGGTGCGGTAATTCACTTAGAAAACTACAACGACATGATGAAGCGATCGCTTCTTATGAGAGAGCCTTAGAACTTCAGCCTGAATTTCATTGGGCTTGGTGCCATAAAGCCCGTTGTCATGCATTAAAAAACGATCGTGATTTAGCTATTGAAAGTTTGACACAGGCAATTAAATTAAGAGGCGATCAACATCGAGAGTTAGCAAAAAATAATTCTGACTTTGATTTAATTCGAGCAGATGAACGGTTTAAGAAAATACTTGCAGGTTAG
- a CDS encoding DUF2382 domain-containing protein, producing the protein MPLHKLEHFDPNYRETFGGDDVKSLVLYTEGGDRVGSVADVLVDDDGHFRYLVIDTSEDFSGKKILLPIGLSRIDYPAKRVYVDGLSKHQVEGLVEYKEDTIFDRDYEEKVRSGFRSPTSGVTYDRNTYNYQTEPALYGLNEQSHQTFKLYEERLIANKHRIKTGEVSVGKHIETDTARVTVPIQKERVLIERVVPTEGGKIVDPNELKFQEGEVARIEVYEETPEIHKEAFVREEVRVKKVVERDTVEAQDTIRREELDVDTAGNLHVNEHGSTTHETI; encoded by the coding sequence ATGCCTCTTCATAAACTTGAACATTTTGATCCAAACTATCGAGAAACTTTTGGTGGAGACGACGTTAAATCACTGGTTCTTTATACTGAGGGAGGAGACAGAGTTGGCTCAGTAGCTGATGTTTTAGTTGATGATGATGGTCATTTCCGATATTTAGTTATTGACACAAGCGAAGATTTTTCCGGTAAAAAAATCTTATTACCAATTGGTCTTTCCCGGATTGATTATCCTGCAAAACGTGTCTATGTTGATGGGTTAAGCAAACACCAAGTAGAAGGTTTAGTTGAGTATAAAGAAGACACAATCTTTGATCGTGATTACGAAGAAAAGGTACGTAGTGGATTTCGTTCTCCAACTAGCGGTGTAACTTACGATCGCAATACATACAATTACCAGACAGAACCAGCTTTATACGGTTTAAATGAGCAATCTCATCAAACTTTCAAACTCTATGAAGAACGATTAATTGCTAATAAACACCGGATCAAAACCGGAGAAGTATCAGTTGGTAAACACATTGAAACAGACACTGCACGTGTTACAGTGCCTATTCAAAAAGAACGAGTTCTAATTGAGCGAGTTGTGCCAACAGAAGGAGGAAAGATTGTAGATCCCAATGAACTGAAGTTCCAAGAAGGGGAAGTAGCACGTATAGAAGTGTATGAAGAAACACCAGAAATACATAAAGAAGCATTTGTGCGTGAAGAAGTCCGAGTCAAGAAAGTCGTAGAAAGAGATACAGTGGAAGCACAAGACACCATTCGTCGAGAAGAATTAGATGTTGATACTGCGGGTAATTTACATGTGAATGAACATGGCAGTACTACACATGAAACTATTTAA